The stretch of DNA CAAATGATATCACAATCGTTAATTGACTTTTGCCGCCAGTACATCCAGAGCCTGAACAATGTGCAATCCTCATCGTGGTTCTCGTCGCTCTCAAATATTGTGGGCAACATGTTTGTCTCGGACGAGGGATGTGAGCGAGTGCAGCAGATCAAGGCCAACAatggtctgctgctggccctctACGAGGCTGTGCATCTTAACCGGAACTTCATCACAACACTGGCCCACACCCAGGCCGAGTCCAGTGCGCCGCCCTCGCCCAGCAACACCTTGAGTCTTGCTCAGCCAGTGCCTGATTTGTCTAATGCCCCGATCATCGACATAACGCAGTATCCAACGAATCTGCTGGTGGCAGTCTTTCAGTATTGCTCCATTGTGATGCAGGACAACAAGAACGAGTCGAGCATAGCCAATCTGAAGCTGTGTTTCCTGATACTCACCTGCATTTCGGAGGATCAGTACGCCAACTCAATGATGCACGACAGTAATCTCACCTTTAAGGTGATGCTGCATCGGGCCCAAATGCGACACCGCAAGCTGAATGTGGATCGTGTGGGCAAGTCGCAGCCCCTGGCTGCCACCCTGCTGGACCTATTGGTGGAGTTCATTGTGTCGCATTTGATGAAGAAGTTTCCCATGGAACTGTATCTGTTGTGCATTGGTGTGATTCATCGCATTCTGTGCTATCAGAAGCGTTGTCGTGTCCGCCTCAATTATCCCTGGAAGGAGCTGTGGTCGGCGTTGATTGGCCTGCTACGTTTCCTGGTCAATCAGGAACAGACGCTCGTGAAGAAGTGCAACATATTCCACTTGTCGCTGCAGGTGGTGAACATTTTTAACCTGTTTATTACCTACGGCGATACATTCTTGGCCACCACAAACAGCTATGACGAGCTCTACTATGAACTGAATCGCGAGGAGAAGGTCTTTACGGAGATTCATGCGATGGGTAAGCTTAGAGACTTTCGATTCCTTAATTGTGATTACTAATTTCTATTTCGTTTCAGTTTTGCGTTACACAACAATGGGCGAGTGCGAATATAAAGACGATGTCATCAAGCTACTTAATTCTCTGGTCAACATCTTGGCCATAGTGAAGCACTTTCAGAACAAGATAAAGGAGTGGCTGGCCGAGCAGGGACTATCAACGCCCACGGAGGAGCAGATACTCGATGTGGTGCGCAAGAACTATGACCTCACGCTGAAGCTGCAGGATTCTCTGGATCAATATGAGCGCTATGCAGAGACGCCGTTGCACACCAACTTCTTCAAGTTGATGGTGCGTGATGTGGTAAACGATACACGGAAACACATATACGGCTATGTGAAGGAGGCAGTGTCCGTAATACCCGAGCAGGAGGTGCTCCTAACTACAATGACCAGCTCGGCGGCAACACCAACTACCCCAGCAACACCAGCCACACCAGCAACACcatcaacaccaacagcaCTAACAGCAGCGCCTGCCACGTAGGAAATCGACGGGGAATCGTTGCTGACAGACTGACAACAGACTGTTTAATTGTTTCCTTCGTTTAGTtatgtaattgtaattttattgttcAAATCTCTAGAAGCATAAACTGGATGTTATCTATAAGATTGGAAGTGATATTGCGAGTCTTTGTTAGCTTTTATTGTGGAGCATTGCACTTATCCCTAAAGATATAGTAAATACATTATATTCTGTGCAAGTTTTTTACATACAACgtatacaacaaaataaatcattcAAAAATTGGCTACCATAATCCGGTTAATTTTTGACCATTTGAATGATGTAACCGTGCAGATCGGCTGCTGATAGTGGAGATATCGGTCAAACACGGCTAAGTCAGCAATGGAGAGAAttcaactaaaaaaaaacacttaatTTTATGAGATTTCATTTctaattgtttttcttttatttattcccAAGCTttccacgtgtgtgtgtgtatataatctttaatacaaaaatgtgtataaatatttgtatattatatgttttgttgttctggTTATACAGGCGTGTGTGTATACGTTCTAAGGATATATCTACgatttataaatgtatatggTATATGTTTGTATGGGTATAACTGCTGCATGCAATGTTTGCACACAATTaacaatttgaatgcattATAAATGGGGGTCGTGGGTCGAAACAATGTCAAATACATCAtcaaaaaatgcattaaaattatgtaaatttataaaatacatAGTAATAAATCGCTTTAAAATATACAATCAAAATTAACTTCTAGTCGCTTTATACAGATATTTATCATTTGCATTCGATTGTGTTCGTGCTCGTATGTATTTCTAGCTCGATATTATTGTAGTATTTAGTtcaaaggcagagccaaacGATCACTTAAAGGCACAATTAACAGacaatattaaattaaatgaattattttataAGCAATGTCCCCCTCAAGTTTCAGTTTCCTCCTAGCCCTGGAATCGTGGCCTAAACCTACTGTtagtatttatgtatctatTTACAATTGCGTTCGAGGGTGTGTTTTTGCTAAGTTGGTGTTCTGGTATGGATGAGTGGTTATGCTATGAAACTTAATGCAGCCCGAAGGCCGTAGCCGATTAGAAGTGATCCACCTTGACGGAGACCGtgtgggcagcagcattgcTGGGCAGATCAATGTTGTCCCACTCGGTGTGCAGGTTCTTCTCGCTGTCGGTCGCCTTCAGGGCCAGGCCCAGAGATGCTGTGCGTCCGGCACAGTGCGGTATATTGAGTGTAACCGGAACCATAAACTCAAGGCCCTGCGGCCCGCACATCACAAGGGGTGATAGCATCGTCTCACCTGCGCATTTcggaaaataataaatttgttaattatcGATCTGATAAGTTATGACATAGTTATgtatagtgtgtgtgtgtgtgtgtgtgtgtgtaattggTATTGTATTTGATATTGCGTGTAAGTGTAAGTAAGTGAAGGCATAGACACATCAACACTCAATTCGTGGTAGAAAGATCTGTGGCAAGAGATACTATTTCAGTGCAATTATCAAGGGAGAAggcagaaaaagaagaaattataattgaaattgaaataacTTTAGTGTGGAAACATCtacttaaatatgtacaactgtgttaataaatatgtaatgtGAAAGTTACATGCAAGCAAGTTGTTATTACCAATTAGTATTATTTTGAGGACTACAAACTATGGATTAAAGACTAACTACATTAAATATCCATTAAAATCACCATCCACCATAGAGAAAATTAAGCTTATCAAAAGATCAAATGTATATACAACGAATAAAAATCACAAATATGCTGCATTCAAAATGTTCGCAATCAAAACTCAAAGAGAGAAGACACGTGTGGATTTTGGATTGCTTTAGTGGGTAGGTAGGTGGTTGTGGTAGTGGTtttggtggttgtggtggtggatGCATACAGTACGTAGGAGTAGAGTGTGTGTTAGACCAACCATTTTCCATGTCCAGCGGAGGTCCGCCGACGGCCTGTCCCAATCGCGGATCGCTCACTGTAAAGTAGATCTCCTGGCGCACTCCAGCGGGAATGGCTCCGGGCGGGATCTGCAGTGAGACATGCCACACCTTGTCGGCCAGGGTGCCACCATTGGAATCAAAGAATCCCCGCATGGTGCTCGGCTCTCGGGGCATACTGGGAAAGGGTCCGTTCGTGgacgaggcagcagctggggcGGATGTGGGCACGGGTCCGGCTATCGGCAgggacatgctgctgctgaagggaGTGCTCGTGGCATTCGGCGGGCCAACGGGCAGGCTGGCCTGCGAGGTGTACTGGGTCTCGATGGAGGTGCAGCTGTCCCCAATGGGAGAGCTGGGCGGAGGCGCTGTGCGCTTCAGTATATTCGAAATGTGGAAGGGAGCACGACCCGAGCGAGGTGTCAACGGATGGTTGGGAGCTGGTGGCGGGGCCAGGGCTGATACCGTGTCGGTCGCCTCGAACACATCATCGGACACATTCTGGGTCTCGTTCGCCAGCATGCCCTCATTGTGCTGGTTATGCTCAATGGCTGTCGCCTCCTCTGTGGCTTCCGCGGAGCTCTCTgcttcggcttcagcttcggcTTCGACTCCTGACGATTCCTTttcatcctcctcgtcctggTCATGCTCTTCGATCTCATCTTCCACGAGTGGGGCTCTTGCTGCTGGGTTCTCTATGACCGTGTCCGAGGACTTTTGCAAGTCCGAACGACTCAGAGTCGAGTCCTCTGTGTGCTCCTCCGGCTGTGCATTGATCTCCACCTGCACCTGCTCCGTCTTGCCCTCCTTCTTCTCATCGGTCTCATTCTCGCGCGATTGCAGGATGCTCTCCTCGCGCGACTCATAGATGGGTGCCGGTCTGCCCACGTCTCTTTTGGACACATAAATGGGCTCTGCCATGCTGTCGAGGGCCTCGCGACGCGTCTGATAGATCTGATCCCTCAGCTGAGTGCGCGTCTTCAGGGCGCTCTCCTTGGCCTCCCGACGGCTCTGGTAAATGCTCTCCGAATTGGATCGCTCCGAGCGATCGTCCCGCTccgactggctgctgctctgtggacTGAACTCTCGCTCCATGTCCCGCTTTCCCTGACTGATGCGCTCCTGCATCTCCCGCTTCGACTGGTACAGATGATTGCGCTGCATTTCGCGCTGCATCTCGCGGCGGGACTGGTAGAGCGGCTCCTCCTCGGTCTGCTCGTTGGCTGCACCCGGATAAAACCGTCTGCGGGTCATCACCTCAGAGTTGGGCGCTCGCCTCTGGTCGGGCATCATGTAGGCTCCTTGTCGTGTCTGATAAATGTCTTGTGGATCCTGCTCGTAGCCTGTATTGACCATGGGTCGCCTGTTGGGCGGCTGGTTACCTCCTCGATCCGCTGTGGTGGTGCTGTGGCGACGCACAATCCTTCGGCCTCCGTTTCTGCCTcccgccgctgcagctgccgcagcctcCGCCTGCCTGCGCTCGAGATCGATGCACGCTCTATTCGCATACAGATCGTACTGATCGTACCCATAGCCATTATCCTGTGGATGTGGCATGCGCTGCCCTGTCCCTCCAATATTCCCATAGATATCCTCACTCTCCAGATTCTGATAGGTGCTGTTCAtcatctcctgctgctgctgctgctgcggtggatAGTGCCCCGCGTAATAAGGATCCTGATGGTGAGGTGGCATCATGCCACGACGTGATTGCTCCTCGAACCCAGCCGGATAGGTGGGGAATTCATCTGGATAGTAGGGCCTCTGTACACCCCTCTCCAGCATCGATTGCTGTCGCCGCAATCCCTTGGGCTTCCGTTCTGGCTCCACCATGCTGTTCATTCTCCTCAGTGGCCGCGTGGTCTTCAGCAGGGCATTCTTCAGTGCCGCTAAAGGACTCTTTAGCACGGatttcttcttcttgtgcGGCGGCAATGGCGGCGGTGCCATGGGCATCTCCATGCCATGATCATCGTAATACTGCTGTTGCGGAGGATACTGCTGGGAatggggatgctgctgctgctgctgtcggggCTGACTGTGGCCTCTGCTCGTTCCATAGTGGCTATAATAGTTGGGATCTTGGGCATGTGGTGGCCTCTCATGGGGATAGCGTGGCGCTGATCGGGATCTTTGCATGGAATGACCACCCACCGACTGTGGGTGCGGTGCTGGCGGCGGCATGGCATAGTAATCATCGTATCGCTCATCGTACGGCTCCATTTCGCTAAAGGTAttttttatatgattttttttgttggttagcagtgttttttttttttttttttttggtaaggAGGAGTTTGGATAAAAGAGCTCAAATGGAATTGAAAGAATCAAGGAATCGAAGGAAGATCGATTAACAGACATTGGGGAACAGACTTTAATAATCCTAGAACATTGCTGTCTGCTGTTAAACGCGTTTAATTCCTGCAAAAAGTTTCGCCAAAAGACACACAAGCGCATATTTTTGATACATTTTGTACATCTATGTGAATAGATCCTTAGAATCGTTATAATACAAGTTTATACTTTGCAAATTAACCAAAACTGTAGATAATAAAAGGAATACCAGTAACCAATTGTAATTCAAACGTTTAAGTTTAagtaaatttgtttgttagttaagtttttttttgtttgtaacccAAACACCGCAGTTAAAATCAACGTTCAGATACCCGTAGAAACGTATTGAGAGTAGACATACGAGTACTATATTCAAAGAAAAACATCAGCTAAAAAGCATGatccataaagtatataataGATAAATTCCAGATCAAGTTTTGAGAGTAGAGAAATATTTGGATACGAATAACTGTAAGAAGTTAAcccgaaaaatgttttattttcgtttgaatttgttttttttttggcgtgaagcgctttcaatttgttttcttaaTTGTTTGGAAATTTTGTTAAGCTTTTTGTGGTTGGTTTggttaattaataattttggTTATtgcaaaatacaataattattttggatttttgtacGATGTAATATATGCGATTGTTGTGCGTTTTTTGGtgtgaaatttttgttttgcatcgAATATCGTATGTGAATGACCAGCAACCGcatgaaatatgaaatatattggCAGAATGATTGTTTGACTGATTGATTCGACTGattggctgactgactgacagattgactgattgtttgtttgttgtaaattacaaaaatggcatataacaaaaatataaaacatttttcgttAACACAAATGTTGAAAATTGAAGCAGGatttcaaaaaagagagagaaatttgttctgtatgtttttgtgtgtgtggttttttagGGTGTTGATTTGGTGGACCTTCTCAAAGAATGTTTGTTTGGGTTGTTGGGGATATCAGAGGGGATGGGCAATGACTAGTAGATGCTCTCTCCACTCACCTCATATTGTGATGGTGCCCTGCGGTGGCGCCGATTTGCGGCTTACGATACAGCTCAAAGGCGGAACCACGCTGCTCCCGACTTCCGGCCAGATCCAGGGCATGTCGTTCGGGTGTGTGCGGTGGCAGGTTTCCTGTagattacataaatatacatatttaaatgtgcaCAATTGGAGCATTGCTGTAAGCTCACCTATGGGCGGTGGCATGCCACGATGTGGTGCTATGTACGGGCCCGTTCCGCTGCCTCCATTGTAATGATGACTGTTCCCATTATAGCCATTGGCCGGCGGATACGGCTGCGGTGGTGGCGCCTGCCCGTagttgccattgctgccgccataggtgggctgctgctgtgcctgctgctgctgctgctgttgcatgtgtCCATTGCTGGGCGAGCCCGGTGTCGCCTGCTGTCCATAATGGTGGTGCGATGGTGTTGGCGGATAGTAGAAGCCATTGGGGGAACGTGGCGAACCAGAGTCCTGGAATGCAATCAAAACATTAGCCAAACAATCAGAGGAGCCTCAGCCTTCAGTTTTACTTACGCCGTTCTCCCAGGGTGTggtgccaccgctgccactgctgccaccgctCTGCACGGGCGGACGATAGTTCTTCGGCTTTGGTGGCGGCACTGGCTTGAAGGGtccactgccattgctgctCGGCGTACCGCTGCCGTTCATCTGTCCACCCGGTGTCTGGCCATTGGTCACAGTCGGTGGTGGCACCCCCACTCCGCcatgctgcggcggcggcacactCTTCGGCAGTTTGCTGTAGTCCGCTTGAGAAACGGAATTGTTCCGACTGCAGTGGTTTTTCGGATGGTGTTGCGTGttgtgtggttgtggttgaGGTTGTGTGTGGATGGGTGATTGCATTATGGGGGGACAAGTGTCGTACAAAAACATTTGATGAGCACAAAACATAagcaagaaagagaaaaagaattTCACATAATTATAAGGACATGTGTGTGTTACAATATGTTTCAAATGTAATATGCAGAGGGGTCTATTTGGCATACAAAACTCTTAGATTACGAGtatattcattatttattgcactttcTGGGTTCAGggttttatgtacataagaaAATAGGCAgaatttggtttggttttgggatAAATCAGCTATAAATtctcaaaaaagaaaaacataattCTAAATAGGTTGGAATTTCATTTGGTGCATTTTCGTtatcgtttttcttttcagaCGAGCGTGTCGTAGGCGGACACACTGGACAACAGGGCTGGTGGTGGCATCATGGAAGCATGCAGACGTGGCGCAGCTATGGGTCGCCGATCGTAGCCTCCTCCTTTCGAGGACAGACGCAAACGATGGCTGCTGATTTGCTGCTGATTCAGCTGAAGGGCACAGGGCAGCGGCAGATTCAGAGGCAAAtgctggggcagtggcaggggcctGGGAAAAGGCGCAGGCGAGAGCTTGGACGAGGTGGGTGAGAGCGAgtgcattaaatgcaaatggtgCAAATGGGGCACATGTAAATGATAGCGTCTAATGGGACATGAcacatattataaatatatttatacagagatagagagagaagaagataCAAACGCAATCGAGAAATGCATGCGAAAGTGAAACGAAACACCAAcggagcaggagagagagaaagtaaAGAGTTTCTTTATATTACAACCGAGTCAAGGGCTATATACACAGACTCCCAAGAGCGGATAAATGTCCCAGGATAATCCCAAACATTACCTGTATTTGCCGTAATCCGTTTTGGTCTCCACCAAAGGCTTGCGGGGACTACCTTCCAGCCCCAAATTCGAGGGTCGCTGTGGTGTGCCATTGCGTGGATCTATAAGAAAAATCAAAGTTCCATCGGTTAGATCAGAGTTGAAAGATTTAACGGTTTGTTAGACTTGCCTATATTACGGGACGCATTCATTTCATGATAATGAGGTCTGCCTGGACTGCTCTGGCGATTCAGATCGTTGGCACCTCCAAAGCTGCGGTGATCGTGAGGTGTGCGGCCATAATCATGCGATTGGCCAACAGGCGGCAAGGGACGACCActaaaaaatggcaacaaatgaTTACAATTACTTAATTGTTGATTAAATCAAAGATTGTCTCTGACTTACCTTGCATTTGGCACTGATTTGAGATCGTCGGGCGCATTGGGACCCAATCTGCCCAGGTTCTGCATTGCCATCTGCGTATTGTTGTACGAATCGTAGCTGGACACACTGTCATAGGTGGAGGCACCACCACCGTTGGCTTTCAGCTGGGCGGGACTGCCCATGGCCGCGTTCATGCGTGCCTGTCGCTCCAAAGAGgcttggtgctgctgctgctgttgttgttgctgctggcgttcAATGGTATCGGCAGTGGACCCAGATCCGACCAGGGCATTGCGGGTTATGTACTCCGCCTGGACATCGTCCTGGACCACTGGCTTGCCGAACAGACGCTCCTGTGCGGATCGGCCCAGAGTGCCGCCCGAGCTGCCATTGCGCGATGAGGAGCCCGAAGTGTTTAGTGGAAGATCTCCGGGCTTGGACTGACGATCGATGCGTGGTGGCAGATCGGGTGCATTGATGCCATAGAGGGACTGTGGTCTTGCTGTGGCAGGAtctcctcctggctgctgctgctgctgtggcacacTGGTGCCGTAGATCGCGTACTTGCTGGCATCAACTGTTTGGCGTCGATTGGCTGGGTTCCCTGGAACACCATGATCGTAGGGTACCTGCGTTGGAGAACGGTGCAATCACCAGTGCATTTCGTGTGGATTGAAGATTGAAGGGTTGCGAAATAGATTAGATACTGAGAAACGGATCTTTGATGGTATTAGAGATTGGGCGCTTGAAAAACTCGAGATGTTCTTTGgtttcttctgtttctgatcgtttttttgtggttttagtgGAAGCGCATGCTTGAACTGATTGGTTGTatctgtttgtctttttttgtggcctcTTACCGTATATGGAGGTGGTAGTCCTTCACCAATTATGTCTCTATCCCTATCCAAGTTATCCTGATTAGTGGCAATCGATGGATCTGAGCTCGCTTTCACCAACTGCGGCAAATTGCCAAGCGACAATGATGCGGATGGGCCCGGACTCAGTTCCAAATCAGATTCGGGACTTGATGCATACGATAGACGGGATGTGGTCATGGGGAATAGGAAATCATCGGAGAGGGATTCTACGGGCTGGGGTTTTGTTCGTTTCGGGatgtgattttgttttttgaggtTCGTTTGGTTAGGCGCAAATTTGTTGGCAGTaagttataaatattttagcaataaaaattgttgtaattttttggTATTGAATTTAACGCGTTGAGAGAGCAACCAAAacatttggtattttttttggtattttggtATTTGATAAAAcgcaagaacagcaacaagaaacgTTGATGAAACATAACAGATTAtgcgattgattgattgagaGACGATTGATTGCGTTCGATTGCCAAgcatttggtttgtttgtagatgtgtgtgtgagtg from Drosophila subobscura isolate 14011-0131.10 chromosome O, UCBerk_Dsub_1.0, whole genome shotgun sequence encodes:
- the LOC117898295 gene encoding tight junction protein ZO-1 isoform X2, translated to MTREEEEEVRSLLSRHQERIMLDLGSTDLLAVLVKNSVLSQSEEDLLLKPYAAAVLPATTQEPPGSAPSSVGALTKRKLSAVASSGSSTSASGSGSGCGTGGEYSAGSLAGSGSSRCASVNGDAQSDNRSLTPSVGGGGGACVGLNDAEILRLQCANLIEIIAKNGFEKFKQFCYAIECECPQLIEDLINDRLKSDAANAEAAQNSTAEGKLQKEIESIDYIDKEKENDRNRRAVSYGGGDIPSAIQSATIPRAAPRRVALMKEPPPPPPPKPQLSSKTSLQSTDSSTTCLANSKYPQSEYNLIQKIDSNSTLTAPAQYQPQNFYANTGTISSTNGYGSLLCHASSTASPLAVRKRDKLLHRFSDAATLGRKLKKKKNTNRTCRSMTEAIEMLADPVIEDEFFGDRTTWEYHTVSVTRVPGYGFGIAVSGGRDNPHFANGDPSIAVSDVLKGGPAEDRLQVNDRIISVNGVSLENVEYATAVQVLRDSGNTVTLVVKRRVPLNTVNTGLPGGVQHQHQHSHSLSSVGQLVANGNGVGVLPGGGQPSGAVMSSLSQPNSLNSSLVQNASGGQPIKVTLTKGNKKDDYGVVLGCRLFVKEISSKAREQLNANGYSLQEGDIITRIHNTNCGDTMSLKEAKKIIDGCKERLNLVVLRDITNQAAVSQMNLNNSGHHQQTSSNIYASHQAQVSGCSNNLEDAYLPGGASYSSQNLYVQPPTRTSNGPSLNGNGVLNEEKSNLTPRGRSRGPLMDGVSLQQLDRPVSPTNGGRGRSGVEEPPRPPPPRGTSGGAAQEDFYSSRRQLYEERQSAEPRFISFQKEGSVGIRLTGGNEAGIFVTAVQPGSPASLQGLMPGDKILKVNDMDMNGVTREEAVLFLLSLQDRIDLIVQYCKEEYDEVVTNQRGDSFHIKTHFHCDNPSKGEMAFKAGDVFRVIDTLHNGVVGSWQVLKIGRGHQEMQRGVIPNKSRAEELATAQFNATKKEMNANESRGNFFRRRRSTHRRSKSLSRENWDDVVFSDSISKFPAYERVVLRHPGFVRPVVLFGPVSDLARERLAKDFPDKFSTPLQDDDKSATSGKCRIVRLSNIRDVMDRGKHALLDITPNAVDRLNYAQFYPVVIFLKTDSKHVIKQLRHGLPKAAHKSSKKLLEQCQKLERVWSHIFSTQIVLNDEESWYRKLRDSIDLQQSGAVWMSESKVPYDHGVPGNPANRRQTVDASKYAIYGTSVPQQQQQPGGDPATARPQSLYGINAPDLPPRIDRQSKPGDLPLNTSGSSSRNGSSGGTLGRSAQERLFGKPVVQDDVQAEYITRNALVGSGSTADTIERQQQQQQQQQHQASLERQARMNAAMGSPAQLKANGGGASTYDSVSSYDSYNNTQMAMQNLGRLGPNAPDDLKSVPNASGRPLPPVGQSHDYGRTPHDHRSFGGANDLNRQSSPGRPHYHEMNASRNIDPRNGTPQRPSNLGLEGSPRKPLVETKTDYGKYSRNNSVSQADYSKLPKSVPPPQHGGVGVPPPTVTNGQTPGGQMNGSGTPSSNGSGPFKPVPPPKPKNYRPPVQSGGSSGSGGTTPWENGDSGSPRSPNGFYYPPTPSHHHYGQQATPGSPSNGHMQQQQQQQAQQQPTYGGSNGNYGQAPPPQPYPPANGYNGNSHHYNGGSGTGPYIAPHRGMPPPIGNLPPHTPERHALDLAGSREQRGSAFELYRKPQIGATAGHHHNMSEMEPYDERYDDYYAMPPPAPHPQSVGGHSMQRSRSAPRYPHERPPHAQDPNYYSHYGTSRGHSQPRQQQQQHPHSQQYPPQQQYYDDHGMEMPMAPPPLPPHKKKKSVLKSPLAALKNALLKTTRPLRRMNSMVEPERKPKGLRRQQSMLERGVQRPYYPDEFPTYPAGFEEQSRRGMMPPHHQDPYYAGHYPPQQQQQQEMMNSTYQNLESEDIYGNIGGTGQRMPHPQDNGYGYDQYDLYANRACIDLERRQAEAAAAAAAGGRNGGRRIVRRHSTTTADRGGNQPPNRRPMVNTGYEQDPQDIYQTRQGAYMMPDQRRAPNSEVMTRRRFYPGAANEQTEEEPLYQSRREMQREMQRNHLYQSKREMQERISQGKRDMEREFSPQSSSQSERDDRSERSNSESIYQSRREAKESALKTRTQLRDQIYQTRREALDSMAEPIYVSKRDVGRPAPIYESREESILQSRENETDEKKEGKTEQVQVEINAQPEEHTEDSTLSRSDLQKSSDTVIENPAARAPLVEDEIEEHDQDEEDEKESSGVEAEAEAEAESSAEATEEATAIEHNQHNEGMLANETQNVSDDVFEATDTVSALAPPPAPNHPLTPRSGRAPFHISNILKRTAPPPSSPIGDSCTSIETQYTSQASLPVGPPNATSTPFSSSMSLPIAGPVPTSAPAAASSTNGPFPSMPREPSTMRGFFDSNGGTLADKVWHVSLQIPPGAIPAGVRQEIYFTVSDPRLGQAVGGPPLDMENGETMLSPLVMCGPQGLEFMVPVTLNIPHCAGRTASLGLALKATDSEKNLHTEWDNIDLPSNAAAHTVSVKVDHF
- the LOC117898295 gene encoding tight junction protein ZO-1 isoform X7, which translates into the protein MKFPDYVPNNMLVGDRTTWEYHTVSVTRVPGYGFGIAVSGGRDNPHFANGDPSIAVSDVLKGGPAEDRLQVNDRIISVNGVSLENVEYATAVQVLRDSGNTVTLVVKRRVPLNTVNTGLPGGVQHQHQHSHSLSSVGQLVANGNGVGVLPGGGQPSGAVMSSLSQPNSLNSSLVQNASGGQPIKVTLTKGNKKDDYGVVLGCRLFVKEISSKAREQLNANGYSLQEGDIITRIHNTNCGDTMSLKEAKKIIDGCKERLNLVVLRDITNQAAVSQMNLNNSGHHQQTSSNIYASHQAQVSGCSNNLEDAYLPGGASYSSQNLYVQPPTRTSNGPSLNGNGVLNEEKSNLTPRGRSRGPLMDGVSLQQLDRPVSPTNGGRGRSGVEEPPRPPPPRGTSGGAAQEDFYSSRRQLYEERQSAEPRFISFQKEGSVGIRLTGGNEAGIFVTAVQPGSPASLQGLMPGDKILKVNDMDMNGVTREEAVLFLLSLQDRIDLIVQYCKEEYDEVVTNQRGDSFHIKTHFHCDNPSKGEMAFKAGDVFRVIDTLHNGVVGSWQVLKIGRGHQEMQRGVIPNKSRAEELATAQFNATKKEMNANESRGNFFRRRRSTHRRSKSLSRENWDDVVFSDSISKFPAYERVVLRHPGFVRPVVLFGPVSDLARERLAKDFPDKFSTPLQDDDKSATSGKCRIVRLSNIRDVMDRGKHALLDITPNAVDRLNYAQFYPVVIFLKTDSKHVIKQLRHGLPKAAHKSSKKLLEQCQKLERVWSHIFSTQIVLNDEESWYRKLRDSIDLQQSGAVWMSESKVPYDHGVPGNPANRRQTVDASKYAIYGTSVPQQQQQPGGDPATARPQSLYGINAPDLPPRIDRQSKPGDLPLNTSGSSSRNGSSGGTLGRSAQERLFGKPVVQDDVQAEYITRNALVGSGSTADTIERQQQQQQQQQHQASLERQARMNAAMGSPAQLKANGGGASTYDSVSSYDSYNNTQMAMQNLGRLGPNAPDDLKSVPNASGRPLPPVGQSHDYGRTPHDHRSFGGANDLNRQSSPGRPHYHEMNASRNIDPRNGTPQRPSNLGLEGSPRKPLVETKTDYGKYSRNNSVSQADYSKLPKSVPPPQHGGVGVPPPTVTNGQTPGGQMNGSGTPSSNGSGPFKPVPPPKPKNYRPPVQSGGSSGSGGTTPWENGDSGSPRSPNGFYYPPTPSHHHYGQQATPGSPSNGHMQQQQQQQAQQQPTYGGSNGNYGQAPPPQPYPPANGYNGNSHHYNGGSGTGPYIAPHRGMPPPIGNLPPHTPERHALDLAGSREQRGSAFELYRKPQIGATAGHHHNMSEMEPYDERYDDYYAMPPPAPHPQSVGGHSMQRSRSAPRYPHERPPHAQDPNYYSHYGTSRGHSQPRQQQQQHPHSQQYPPQQQYYDDHGMEMPMAPPPLPPHKKKKSVLKSPLAALKNALLKTTRPLRRMNSMVEPERKPKGLRRQQSMLERGVQRPYYPDEFPTYPAGFEEQSRRGMMPPHHQDPYYAGHYPPQQQQQQEMMNSTYQNLESEDIYGNIGGTGQRMPHPQDNGYGYDQYDLYANRACIDLERRQAEAAAAAAAGGRNGGRRIVRRHSTTTADRGGNQPPNRRPMVNTGYEQDPQDIYQTRQGAYMMPDQRRAPNSEVMTRRRFYPGAANEQTEEEPLYQSRREMQREMQRNHLYQSKREMQERISQGKRDMEREFSPQSSSQSERDDRSERSNSESIYQSRREAKESALKTRTQLRDQIYQTRREALDSMAEPIYVSKRDVGRPAPIYESREESILQSRENETDEKKEGKTEQVQVEINAQPEEHTEDSTLSRSDLQKSSDTVIENPAARAPLVEDEIEEHDQDEEDEKESSGVEAEAEAEAESSAEATEEATAIEHNQHNEGMLANETQNVSDDVFEATDTVSALAPPPAPNHPLTPRSGRAPFHISNILKRTAPPPSSPIGDSCTSIETQYTSQASLPVGPPNATSTPFSSSMSLPIAGPVPTSAPAAASSTNGPFPSMPREPSTMRGFFDSNGGTLADKVWHVSLQIPPGAIPAGVRQEIYFTVSDPRLGQAVGGPPLDMENGETMLSPLVMCGPQGLEFMVPVTLNIPHCAGRTASLGLALKATDSEKNLHTEWDNIDLPSNAAAHTVSVKVDHF